The proteins below come from a single Candidatus Neomarinimicrobiota bacterium genomic window:
- a CDS encoding cyclic nucleotide-binding domain-containing protein yields MNESQQASRSSVRNSHNSIGPLSLKMELTGTLIHFNEPPLLVAHFPKELAEKFIRLGREKAYATHMNILRKGQIGRDMFLICEGKVSVWKQSTLLGELGRKDVFGELIIYRDHYRIATIRTEEPTLVLKYNRQCLLDFFARQEPKYFNIFTMNIIEILRRKLISTNERVVKLEEQLLQR; encoded by the coding sequence ATGAATGAATCGCAACAAGCGAGTCGAAGCTCCGTCAGGAATAGCCATAACAGTATTGGACCCTTATCCTTGAAAATGGAACTGACCGGAACCCTCATCCACTTTAATGAGCCACCCCTTCTGGTTGCTCACTTCCCCAAAGAACTGGCTGAAAAATTTATTAGGCTGGGGCGCGAAAAAGCCTATGCCACCCACATGAATATCCTGCGTAAGGGACAAATAGGTCGAGACATGTTTCTGATCTGTGAAGGCAAAGTGTCCGTGTGGAAACAGAGTACGTTACTGGGCGAATTGGGCCGGAAGGATGTTTTTGGCGAGTTGATCATCTATCGAGATCATTATAGGATCGCGACAATAAGAACTGAGGAACCAACACTGGTTCTAAAATATAATAGACAGTGCCTTCTGGATTTCTTTGCTCGTCAGGAACCAAAATATTTTAATATCTTTACCATGAATATTATTGAAATTCTACGCCGGAAGCTGATTTCAACCAATGAACGAGTAGTAAAACTTGAAGAACAGCTTTTACAACGGTAA
- a CDS encoding ATPase, T2SS/T4P/T4SS family — protein sequence MDQTVINNVHQLLKPILDQIPDTLFGLERLHHLSREISGLLDDDRRILRAFLNSLLADMKDNGASDIDMGSAGCAGKIWYRSQGEKKPDPTQGDYSDSEMDVILLNILMDQQRDVLLKDRNLDFSYSIDLDGSTARLRGDMYFDLGHLGLNMRMIGDEIRPFAGLGLHPEIAKALSLKHTKKGLILVTGITGSGKSSTLDTIIDANNQSMNAHIVILGSPIEQVHKPKGCLVRHREVGADVLSFKEGAIQALRQDPDIIVIGEMRDPETIITALEVTDSGHKVFSTLHTSSTVESVDRIIGEVPANEQNRVRERLADVLSVIISQKLPRTLDGKRVLAKEVLLMIPSIRAAIKNNNLDEIYQMIQQSSNLGMITLEQDLKRLFDEKKISYEEALSNANNKKRFKEIVKISL from the coding sequence ATGGATCAGACAGTAATCAACAACGTACATCAACTATTAAAGCCTATTCTGGATCAGATTCCAGATACTCTTTTCGGGCTGGAGCGGCTACACCACTTGAGTCGGGAAATATCCGGGCTACTGGATGATGACCGCAGAATCTTACGCGCGTTCCTGAATAGTTTACTGGCTGATATGAAGGACAACGGCGCTTCCGATATTGACATGGGCTCAGCTGGATGTGCCGGAAAGATCTGGTACAGGAGTCAGGGCGAAAAAAAACCTGATCCTACACAGGGTGACTATAGTGATTCTGAGATGGATGTGATCCTGCTCAATATCCTCATGGATCAACAACGCGATGTATTGCTCAAAGACCGTAATCTGGATTTCTCCTATTCGATAGATCTGGATGGGTCGACTGCCCGGTTACGAGGTGATATGTATTTTGACCTGGGGCATCTGGGATTGAATATGCGTATGATTGGTGATGAGATCCGTCCTTTTGCAGGTCTGGGTTTACATCCGGAGATTGCTAAGGCGCTGAGCCTGAAACACACTAAAAAGGGCTTGATCCTGGTCACCGGAATTACCGGATCAGGCAAAAGCTCCACCCTTGATACCATAATTGATGCCAACAATCAATCGATGAATGCCCACATTGTTATTTTGGGTAGTCCCATTGAACAGGTGCATAAACCCAAGGGCTGCCTCGTGCGACATCGTGAAGTTGGGGCTGATGTGTTGTCCTTCAAGGAAGGTGCCATTCAGGCTCTACGGCAGGATCCGGATATCATTGTGATCGGTGAGATGCGTGATCCTGAGACGATCATCACAGCTCTGGAAGTGACTGACAGTGGGCATAAGGTATTTTCCACGCTGCACACCTCATCAACGGTTGAAAGTGTTGACCGTATCATTGGTGAAGTACCAGCCAATGAACAGAATCGAGTCCGGGAACGTCTGGCTGATGTATTGAGCGTGATTATCTCTCAAAAGCTGCCACGTACGCTGGATGGGAAACGGGTCCTTGCCAAAGAAGTCTTATTAATGATTCCGTCTATTCGGGCTGCCATCAAGAATAATAACCTGGATGAGATCTATCAGATGATCCAGCAATCCAGTAACCTGGGTATGATCACACTGGAACAGGATCTGAAACGTCTCTTTGATGAGAAAAAGATATCCTATGAAGAAGCGCTCTCCAATGCCAACAATAAAAAACGATTCAAAGAAATTGTGAAGATATCCCTCTAA